TTGCTCCCGATGCTCGCGAGCACTCGCCTGGGCGCGTCGATGACTCCGAGATGGCGGCCGAGCCGGCAGGGATCCTGGAAAGTCAGCGTGCCGGTCGTCTCGTCATTCAGGATCAGCTCGCCGGCCTCGATCTTCTCGGCCAGAAACTCGGACATGTGCTGGACCCTAGGCTGGTAGGCCGGCGCGGCCTCGGGGTAGTCCATCCGCCACGTACGACAGCATTCGGCGCAGGTGGTGACGATGTGCTTGACCCCGCGTGCCTCGAAGGCTTCTGCGTTGGCGCCGGCCAGCGCCTCGAAAGCCTCGCGCTCGCCATTCCAGAGCAGATCGTGACCGCAACAGCGCTCCTCGGACAGCAGTACCGGTTGGATGCCGACGTGATTCAAGAGTCGAATCGCGGAGCGTGCGATCTCGAGAGTCTCGAGTCCCAGCTCGCGCTCGAACAGAATGTCGTAGAACGGTAGGCAGCCGACGAAGAGGGCGACCTCGCCATCGTCGGCGATCTCGAGATCGGGATCGAGGCCGTCCTCGAGCCAGGCGAAGTCTCGGCTCGGTGGCTTCGGGCCCGCCATCACCCGAGCGGCCGATTGCAGCATCTCCCCGTGCGGACAGGCCCGGCGCTCCCCCGAGGCCGCGAGACCGCGCACGCCGCGGACGAAGTCGATGAAATGAACACCCTCCGGGCAACGCACCTCGCACGAGCCACAGGTCAGGCATGCGTCCAGCGAATGGGCCTGGCCGCCCTGGCTTCTCACGATCTCTGACTCGGGATCTCTGATCGCCACCATGCGGGCGGCGGAGAACCATCCCGATGGCGACAGCGGGCACATCGTGCTGCACTT
This region of bacterium genomic DNA includes:
- a CDS encoding (Fe-S)-binding protein; this encodes MLDLTTLRKETHAALCLACGKCSTMCPLSPSGWFSAARMVAIRDPESEIVRSQGGQAHSLDACLTCGSCEVRCPEGVHFIDFVRGVRGLAASGERRACPHGEMLQSAARVMAGPKPPSRDFAWLEDGLDPDLEIADDGEVALFVGCLPFYDILFERELGLETLEIARSAIRLLNHVGIQPVLLSEERCCGHDLLWNGEREAFEALAGANAEAFEARGVKHIVTTCAECCRTWRMDYPEAAPAYQPRVQHMSEFLAEKIEAGELILNDETTGTLTFQDPCRLGRHLGVIDAPRRVLASIGSNGSQADGNGGENGTSRFVEMDKTGVDAQCCGTSGFIHCDANSKRLQSERLRSAAATGADTLVTACPKCLIHFPCAPSEDRPRKPEAPRTAGQDLTVLAPALLPRAGP